The Candida orthopsilosis Co 90-125, chromosome 3 draft sequence sequence TTGTCTATATTTCTTGAACTTCtaaaatgaaaaacaatcaattgtaCTCTCAAGTTACAAAAAGTGTGCTTGAAGTTTGAAAGTTATTTTGATCTTTGCTTTAAgatcaattcaaaatttcacaCGTCGTTTCTTACTCAAGTTTTTATTACTGGAAGAAGAATTATAGGGCATATCTTTGATATTTGCCAACTCGGTAGAGCTTTTCCCAAATTGCTAATTTTTGACTTCTATAAAAGTTCATTGCATGCAGTGGGGGGAAAGGTGATAAAATTAACAATCTAACCCATGGATCATTACGCAATCTTGTTATTGCCCATGCTTTTGTGGACGAAGAGATGGCAAAGGAAATACGGCGACTTGTATTGCAGTTTCCCAAAACAAGCATTTACTAGTGGGGCTTTTCCATTTATAGCGTTTTTACCGAACGTAACTTGGAGCAGCTGTACATGTTTAGTCCAATTACGCCGCTAAAAACTACTGCCATACATTGCAGTTCTAACTCCCTATACTTCAAGGAGCCAATTAAATTGAGGTATACAGTATGTAAAGGTAGTGAAAGGATAACAGCAGGGTTCACGCGATGCTATTCTGATACAGACATGGCACAATTAATGAAGTTGTATGGTACAAGTAATAGGATGTTTTACATCTAGGAAATTCTTTTAATTTGGCGCATGCTACTTGATTTGCATTGTTGTGTAACTGTTGCACAATAGAAAGATACGCCACAGTaaagttttattttttcagAATTTgcaattcatcaaccacaCCCAATGCTTAAACAATAAGATGtatatttccaatttggaaaacaatgCCTCTGAGGTTATGAATCCTATCATGTTATAAAAAGTTGAGGTGGGGCTATAAATAGGACGCAAGTGGCCCCACCTAAGTTCGTTTCTGTCAAGCCATTTGACAGTAGTTCCAAATAAATCTACAGTTGCATAGACATGGTTAATTCAAAAAACTTAATCTTAGCTCAAGAAGAAGTAGGACGACTTGCGACAATCACATCCAACTCATCGCAATCGTCAATTCAACCTTTGCGGCCCActaaagatgatgatgtcaGTATTTCCCAAAAAGAGATCCCATCACAGTACATTGACATTTCCAGTTCAACTCTAACTCCTGAGGAAATAGAGCAAAGAGATAACTCTTGGAAGTTCAAGATCGAAAGGTTCTTTTGGGACGGGACTGGAAAACACCCCAAGGAGCAAAAATATctattcaaattggatttctttttgttgactTCATCATGTTTGGGatatttcatcaagaatttgaatcaatctAATGTCACAACCGCTTATGTGAATGGTATGGATGAATATTATAACATGAACAATAACCAGTACAACTATATGGTTACATTATTCACAGTTGGATACATTATTGGCCAAATTCCGTCTAATATGATCTTGCATCGAATTTCAGCTCGGTTTTATCTTGGTGGATTGGAAATTCTTTGGCTGattttgacattgttgatgattacTGTCCCACCAACCAATATCAAAGGAATGTATGCATTGAGATTTTTTATTGGATTATTGGAATCGGGCTATTTCCCCGCTTTGGAGTACTTGTTGGGGTCAAATTACGGCACTACTGAATTACTGAAACGATCATCATACTTTGCAGTTAGTTCGGGATTGGCAGGGATTATTAGTCCTTTGTTACAAGAAGCTATCATTAAAAGGTTTACTCATTCTAGTTTGCCACCTTTTAAATGGATGTTTGTGTTTGACGCAGTTATTAGTTTCCCCATTGGCATATATACCATGATTGTTGATCCCAATACCCCACTGACTACTGATGCATTTTATTTCACAGATGAGGATAAGTTAGTGGGGTTGGAAAGGAGAAGATTGTTGGGAGCTGAATTAAATACGAGACAGCCGTTTACTTGGCAAAAGATTAAGTCATTCTTCAGCACCTGGCACATTTACATATTCCCATTCTTATTCTTGTGCAATAATAATAGTTGTGCTGCTCATAATCAACCGACATTCCAGTCATTTATGAAGAATTATTTGCACAAACCATCAAGTGTATATAACACATGGCCTTCGGTAATCAGTGCAATATCAATAGGATTGACACTATGTTTTGCATACACCAATGACATACTAGGTGGGAGAAAGAATGTTTGGTTTGTCAATGcatttttcatttgtttaATCATTGGATGTGCATTGCTTGCTTCATGGAATATCCCTTTGGGATTGCATTGGTTTTCATATTTCTTGATTGGCTTACCACCAATGTGGGGGATGCCATTTATCTTTTCTTGGATCAACAGGTTACTCTATGCTGACGATATGAAGAggaattttgttgttgttgttacaAATACAGCTGCGTATGTTACAGGTGCTTGGGTTCCTATTCTTGTTTGGAATACCAATGATAAACCTGAATATTTTATTGGCTTTACCTACACAGCAGTGTTATCTTCAGTGGGGTTAATTTTGACATTAGTGGTGCATATCTTGAGTAGTAGAGACGAAAGAAGGgcaaaaagagaaaatgtTATAGAGGGGGGGAGTAGTTCCTCAATCGAGGATTATACAGATATATAATTGAAGTGCAGACTCCttcattgatgagttgTAATGTTCGATCGGGCCAGATCTGCCTCGGTCAAATGAGAGCCTAGCTAGTAAAGTAGTGGTGAAGAGGATTGTGAACCAAAAAATATGGCAAAGCCATGTTTCGACATCGCAATTGCATATGGTTATCACAATGAGAATCGCTACAATCAATTATGAGGAAAATAGACATGTAGTAGCTTAGATTGTGTTTCACATTAAGCTTGGCTCACATTTTGGTAATGATTTGCTACAAACACTTTCCAAAGTAATTTTTCGTTAAGGCTTCAAAAAGGCTTCACTCTTCCATTATTGTTTATAGGGAAggttttacaaaagaaaactgGGTAAAACAGGGGCGTATTAGCGTTAATACTAGTGAATTGGTGCCCAGTTTTTGACATGTGAATATTTATACTTTTTTTGAAAGTCAAGAAATCAggttttgaagaaataaaGCTTAATTCGATAGTCTTAAACATATGGtgcaaaaaattggttgttcaaaattatcGTCGCAAGCCTAGTTGCTGAAGTTTAATATGACTTCACGCTATAAGTGGTGGAACAATATACATATGAGCATTTCAAATAATGCATCCATTACATCATTATATAGACTCTGACAAAAAGGAGTAAAGAATATTCTATAATTGTGTTTTGTGTGTGTTTATGTCATAAGACAAAGAAATAAGACACTAAACTCAACTTAACTAATAAATAATTCTTGACGcaattaaaaaaataaaaaacgCCAACCAAACCAAACCGAACTAAGCCAACGCAAAGGAGGGAGAGAAGgacagaaaaaaaaaagctATCAAACAGCAAGACACGCTTAAATACACAACTTCTTATTCTTTGAGGAGCACtatcaattttattttccaACCCCTTAGCTGCTGCACATTTCTTACAATAGTATATTAATACTTATTTCATACGTTTATGTCCAAAAGCAAACTATCGTCACTGTATAACCATGGTACTACCGTCTCCTTAAATGCCAATAGAGGCtctaccaccaccattggCAGGGTATTATTTATATTCACCAGTTTCATCAGACTAGCCCACTCGATTCCAGTTCATATCAACAGTGCTGCTGTTGCCTCATCAAAGGAAGATTCAGTCGGGACTGCTCAAACTCCTGAACAATTTTATGTCAATTTATTCACATCTgcttttcttgttttagCTGGTGGTGTATTTGCTGGTTTAACCTTGGGGTTAATGGGACAAGATGAAGTTTATTTGAAAGTTATTTCATCAAGTGGTGAACCATCTGAACGGAAACATGCAAAAAAGGTATTGCGGTTATTGGGAAGAGGTAAGCATTGGGTTTTGGTTACGCTATTGTTATCTAATGTCATTACTAATGAAACGTTGCCGATTGTGTTGGATCGTTGTCTTGGAGGTGGATGGCCCGCTGTTGTTACGTCTACTGTATCGATTGTCAtttttggtgaaatcaTTCCTCAATCTATTTGTGTTCGGTATGGTTTACAAGTGGGGGCATTGTTTTCTCCAtttgtgttgtgtttgatGTATCTTATGTATCCTGTTGCTTATCCTTGTGCTTTGTTATTGGATCACATATTGGGTGAAGATCATGGTACTGTTTACAAGAAGTCGGGTTTGAAAACCTTGGTTACTTTACACAAGACTATGGGTGTAGAGCGATTGAACCAAGATGAAGTTACTATTATTAGTGCtgtgttggatttgaaagaaaaatctGTCAGTTCTATTATGACCCCAATGGATAGAGTGTACACCATGAGTGCTGATACTATATTGGACGAAAAGACAGTGGAGGAGATTTTTAATGCTGGGTTTTCGCGTATCCCTATCCACTTACCAGGAGAACCAGATAATTTTATCGGTATGTTTTTGGTTCGAGTTTTGATTAGTTATGATCCTGAAGATGCATTACCTGTGGCAGCATTCCCCTTGGCTACATTACCTGAAACCGGAGTTGATACCTCATGtttaaatattttgaaCTATTTCCAAGAAGGTAAATCGCACATGATTATTATTAGTGAAACACCAGGCGAACCAACGGGTGCAATTGGTGTATTGACCTTGGAGGATGTAATCgaagaattgattggtgaagaaattgttgacgAATCGGATGTTTATGTTGATATCAACAAGAATATCAAAAGGAAACAACCGGGTCCATTATCTAAAAGACACTTGACTTCTTATTTACATAATTTGTATCAAAGAAGTGGTGCTGCTTCAAAGAGAAATTCTTTGGAATCACAAGATCCACTACCAGATTTGCGCACAAGATTAGAAAGACAAGGATCTCAAGCAACTGtcatttcttcaacaccaaagaATAAGGGAAATGTCAAGGCTACTGATCAAGAGTTAACTGCAACTGGTGCCACCACCAATGGTCCGGCTGTAACAACAGGAAATTCAGcagttgctgctgctgccgCTGGTGCTAAATGGAAGATTCAAAATCCCGCCATGAATCCATTGGAGACCAGTAGAAAGTTTGTTACTATCAAGAGACCTGATCAAGGTAAACTTGAATCAGTTGCCAAAGCAGCATCTCCAGCACCTCCAGCACAACCACAAtctatcaacaaaaataaattagTTGGCCAAGTACATACTACTGAACAAGGAgctattgatgaagcacAAAGAAGGTCGGTTGAGTTACGAGACAGTACTGATGATAAAACATCTAGTAGGTTTTTATTGCCTAATGAAAGAGAAGCTGATGTGTCAGAATTACCC is a genomic window containing:
- a CDS encoding Mam3 protein (the C. parapsilosis ortholog has an intron in the UTR; similar to C. parapsilosis CPAR2_405700 and C. albicans orf19.6979; S. cerevisiae homolog MAM3 has role mitochondrion organization, cellular manganese ion homeostasis and localizes to fungal-type vacuole membrane), coding for MSKSKLSSSYNHGTTVSLNANRGSTTTIGRVLFIFTSFIRLAHSIPVHINSAAVASSKEDSVGTAQTPEQFYVNLFTSAFLVLAGGVFAGLTLGLMGQDEVYLKVISSSGEPSERKHAKKVLRLLGRGKHWVLVTLLLSNVITNETLPIVLDRCLGGGWPAVVTSTVSIVIFGEIIPQSICVRYGLQVGALFSPFVLCLMYLMYPVAYPCALLLDHILGEDHGTVYKKSGLKTLVTLHKTMGVERLNQDEVTIISAVLDLKEKSVSSIMTPMDRVYTMSADTILDEKTVEEIFNAGFSRIPIHLPGEPDNFIGMFLVRVLISYDPEDALPVAAFPLATLPETGVDTSCLNILNYFQEGKSHMIIISETPGEPTGAIGVLTLEDVIEELIGEEIVDESDVYVDINKNIKRKQPGPLSKRHLTSYLHNLYQRSGAASKRNSLESQDPLPDLRTRLERQGSQATVISSTPKNKGNVKATDQELTATGATTNGPAVTTGNSAVAAAAAGAKWKIQNPAMNPLETSRKFVTIKRPDQGKLESVAKAASPAPPAQPQSINKNKLVGQVHTTEQGAIDEAQRRSVELRDSTDDKTSSRFLLPNEREADVSELPDGDADNHHHHNDGHVNIPIPKASTRLNGDGSGITITEHQESRSYRTGGIIESVVNVDGVHKTIIENVSDHDDDGVDVLEASSILSDQSKKKHRKKKQRRTSSTRSDSFSMSKLSDDEESVSLLNGGTSSSRHSSGSDNSKSKKKNRRLSETGHNNNSA